The following proteins come from a genomic window of Pyxidicoccus sp. MSG2:
- a CDS encoding DoxX family protein: MSRIESFLSSASARDAGATVLRVALGAVFLAHAGAKAFIFTFAGTAQFFEAHGFPGWTAWPVFLAELLGGLALVAGFRTRLVALGLVPVMLGALKPHVANGWMFTNTGGGWEYVAFLILALVTQALIGSGAFAFDGARARRTAPSGRTASVVG; encoded by the coding sequence ATGAGCCGCATCGAGTCCTTCCTGTCCTCTGCTTCCGCTCGCGACGCGGGCGCCACCGTGCTCCGTGTCGCCCTGGGCGCGGTGTTCCTCGCGCACGCGGGTGCCAAGGCGTTCATCTTCACCTTCGCGGGCACGGCGCAGTTCTTCGAGGCCCACGGCTTCCCCGGGTGGACCGCGTGGCCCGTGTTCCTGGCGGAGCTGCTCGGCGGGCTGGCGCTGGTGGCCGGGTTCCGCACACGCCTCGTGGCGCTCGGGCTGGTGCCGGTGATGCTCGGCGCGCTCAAGCCTCATGTCGCCAACGGGTGGATGTTCACCAACACTGGTGGCGGCTGGGAGTACGTCGCGTTCCTCATCCTCGCGCTGGTGACGCAGGCGCTGATTGGCAGCGGGGCGTTCGCGTTCGACGGCGCGCGGGCGCGGCGCACGGCTCCGTCCGGCCGCACGGCGAGCGTGGTGGGGTGA